A genomic region of Methanothermobacter sp. CaT2 contains the following coding sequences:
- a CDS encoding B12-binding domain-containing protein, with the protein MGISVSRESLVSAVYDDLKGKGLVSPEDRDLCIQDINYHLDYLEEAIRNSSPELFEDYVLWADVLLRNLGLPEECLRGSLKSMEKVMLEVLDDETASLASSYISGSLRKLEMEHKPPSYMRDQPLRDLAEKYLELVLNTEAKKARDLIISSLKSGVNVEDIYLHVFEPVQHEIGRLWQTNQISVAHEHYATSVTQMIMSELYPYIYQASERKNLRLVAACVNNELHEIGIRMVSDFFEINGWDSVYLGASTPPEDFRKIVDELKPDLVAVSATMTFNVGHVRSLIKLLGELDDSPPVMVGGYPFNVDTELWRKVRADLHAASASSAVRVAEEFLKTE; encoded by the coding sequence ATGGGGATCAGTGTTTCAAGGGAATCCCTTGTATCAGCTGTATATGACGATCTTAAGGGTAAGGGGCTTGTAAGTCCTGAAGATAGGGACTTGTGCATACAGGACATAAATTACCATCTGGACTACCTGGAGGAGGCAATAAGAAATTCAAGTCCGGAACTCTTTGAGGACTACGTTCTCTGGGCCGATGTGCTTTTGAGGAACCTTGGGCTCCCTGAAGAGTGCCTCAGGGGTTCGCTTAAAAGTATGGAAAAGGTTATGCTGGAAGTTCTGGACGATGAAACCGCTTCCCTTGCTTCCAGTTACATCTCAGGTTCCCTCAGGAAGCTTGAAATGGAACATAAACCTCCAAGCTACATGAGGGATCAGCCCCTGAGGGACCTTGCAGAGAAGTACCTTGAACTTGTTCTGAATACAGAGGCAAAAAAGGCCAGGGACCTCATAATCTCGTCCCTGAAGTCCGGTGTGAATGTTGAGGACATATACCTCCATGTTTTTGAGCCGGTGCAGCATGAAATCGGCAGGTTATGGCAGACCAACCAGATATCGGTTGCCCATGAACACTATGCAACGTCAGTTACGCAGATGATAATGTCAGAACTCTACCCGTACATCTACCAGGCATCAGAGCGGAAAAACCTCAGGCTTGTTGCTGCATGCGTTAACAATGAGCTTCATGAGATAGGAATAAGGATGGTCAGTGACTTCTTTGAAATCAATGGCTGGGATTCTGTTTACCTGGGGGCCAGCACTCCACCGGAGGATTTCAGGAAAATCGTGGATGAACTGAAGCCTGACCTCGTTGCTGTATCAGCCACCATGACCTTCAACGTTGGACACGTGAGAAGTCTCATAAAACTGCTTGGGGAGCTGGATGATTCTCCCCCTGTAATGGTGGGTGGCTACCCATTCAATGTGGACACTGAACTCTGGAGGAAGGTCAGAGCCGATCTGCA